The following are encoded together in the Streptomyces sp. NBC_00358 genome:
- a CDS encoding helix-turn-helix domain-containing protein, whose protein sequence is MPPEDEHRVKVHLDRLLAERGMTLSELAARVDVTVVNLSVLKNDRAKAIRFSTLTAICRELKCQPGDLLGIRED, encoded by the coding sequence ATGCCGCCGGAGGACGAGCATCGGGTCAAGGTCCACCTGGACCGACTGCTGGCCGAGCGCGGCATGACTCTGTCCGAACTGGCGGCCAGGGTCGATGTGACGGTGGTCAACCTCTCCGTCCTGAAGAACGACCGGGCGAAGGCGATCCGCTTCTCCACCCTCACCGCGATCTGCCGCGAACTGAAATGCCAACCCGGTGACCTGCTCGGCATCCGCGAGGACTGA
- a CDS encoding ferredoxin, which produces MAVTRARTHVLAVDFAACDGHGLCAELLPELIGSDEWGYPVLRDSTVPPDLLAHARRAVAACPVMALRLNRVPAPAPGRLPSRTSRPAGA; this is translated from the coding sequence ATGGCGGTGACCCGTGCCCGGACCCACGTACTCGCCGTCGATTTCGCCGCCTGTGACGGCCATGGACTCTGCGCCGAATTGCTGCCCGAACTGATCGGCTCGGACGAATGGGGCTACCCCGTGCTCAGGGACTCCACGGTCCCGCCGGACCTGCTGGCCCACGCCCGACGCGCGGTCGCCGCCTGCCCGGTGATGGCACTCCGCCTGAACCGCGTACCCGCTCCCGCACCCGGCCGGCTCCCGAGCCGCACCTCTCGGCCGGCAGGCGCTTGA
- a CDS encoding phosphatidylinositol-specific phospholipase C domain-containing protein, with protein sequence MSRLRLPLRPLAAPRTALLGILSLCLASGAVGGVTASASADDTNSLQLSGTTTSGIHNTYDPSSFTYLAQGLDTGTSMIELDVWDDVFTQEWKVSHSSLTSNSNNCVNASSAADLYTGGTNKDLESCLDDVRVWLGAHPGHGPLIIKLEMKAGFQANLGMSPAKLDQSITAHLGSLVYKPNDLLNKPGGGQYATLDDAAKAGNWPTRAQLAGKVLLEVIPGTVEEGNPTDTLWTDKEYATYLRNLHTAGTTAQANIFPSVHNAASGDPRTRYSDTTLRPWFVAFDGDASAYINNGIDTSWYDTNHYLLFMTDSQNVSPALDDVSPSASDASARVALLAKAHATVASNDWRGLPDVQSLVLPRG encoded by the coding sequence ATGAGCCGCCTTAGACTTCCCCTCCGCCCGCTCGCGGCACCGCGTACCGCGCTGCTCGGCATACTGAGTCTGTGCCTTGCGTCCGGCGCCGTCGGAGGCGTCACCGCCTCCGCCTCCGCCGACGACACGAACTCGCTCCAGTTGTCCGGCACCACCACGTCCGGAATCCACAACACCTACGACCCCAGCTCGTTCACCTACCTCGCGCAGGGCCTCGACACCGGCACCTCGATGATCGAACTGGACGTCTGGGACGACGTCTTCACCCAGGAGTGGAAGGTCAGCCACAGCAGCCTGACCAGCAACAGCAACAACTGTGTCAACGCCTCCTCGGCCGCCGACCTGTACACCGGCGGCACCAACAAGGACCTGGAGAGCTGCCTGGACGACGTCCGGGTATGGCTCGGGGCGCACCCGGGCCACGGGCCGCTGATCATCAAGCTGGAGATGAAGGCCGGCTTCCAGGCCAACCTCGGGATGAGCCCGGCCAAGCTGGACCAGTCGATCACCGCGCACCTGGGGAGCCTGGTCTACAAGCCGAACGATCTGTTGAACAAGCCCGGCGGTGGCCAGTACGCCACCCTCGACGACGCGGCCAAGGCCGGAAACTGGCCGACCCGGGCGCAGTTGGCGGGCAAGGTGCTGCTGGAGGTCATCCCCGGCACGGTCGAGGAGGGCAACCCGACCGACACCCTGTGGACGGACAAGGAGTACGCGACGTACCTGCGCAACCTGCACACCGCGGGCACCACCGCGCAGGCGAACATCTTCCCCTCGGTCCACAATGCCGCCTCGGGTGACCCGCGCACCCGTTACTCGGACACGACGCTGCGGCCCTGGTTCGTCGCCTTCGACGGTGACGCGTCGGCATACATCAACAACGGCATCGACACGAGTTGGTACGACACCAACCACTATCTGCTGTTCATGACGGACTCGCAGAATGTGTCGCCGGCTCTCGACGACGTCAGCCCGTCGGCGTCGGACGCCTCGGCACGGGTCGCTCTGCTGGCCAAGGCGCATGCCACGGTGGCGTCGAACGACTGGCGGGGCCTGCCGGACGTGCAGTCGCTGGTCCTGCCACGCGGCTGA
- the pntB gene encoding Re/Si-specific NAD(P)(+) transhydrogenase subunit beta, with protein MTSTTASHAADLVAALLFVLSLAGLSQHRTSRAGVVYGIAGMALALVATVVLAAQSITAGAVALIGVAMVLGAAIGIWRARQVEMTQMPELIAVLHSFVGLAAVLVGWDSYLEVEAHGAAQTHVAADLLEIHHAEVFIGIFIGAVTFTGSIVAFLKLSARIKSRPLVLPGKNALNVAALAAFAALTVCFTISPGLGLMIAVTVLALVLGWHLVASIGGGDMPVVVSMLNSYSGWAAAAAGFLLDNNLLIVTGALVGSSGAYLSFIMCKAMNRSFLSVIAGGFGIEAPASGDEEQGEHREIHAQEVADLLTQARSVVITPGYGMAVAQAQHPVAELTRQLRERGVEVRFGVHPVAGRLPGHMNVLLAEAKVPYDIVLEMDEINDDLADTSVVLVIGANDTVNPAATDDPTSPIAGMPVLRVWEAEQVVVFKRSMASGYAGVQNPLFFRENSSMLFGDAKQSVEEILRALASDPRSQAPSEAALAR; from the coding sequence ATGACGTCAACCACAGCCTCCCACGCCGCGGACCTGGTCGCCGCCCTGCTGTTCGTCCTCAGTCTGGCGGGGCTCTCCCAGCACCGCACCTCCCGTGCCGGTGTCGTGTACGGCATCGCCGGCATGGCACTCGCACTGGTCGCCACCGTCGTGCTCGCGGCACAGAGCATCACCGCGGGCGCGGTCGCGCTGATCGGTGTCGCGATGGTGCTGGGCGCCGCGATCGGTATCTGGCGCGCGCGGCAGGTCGAGATGACCCAGATGCCCGAACTCATCGCCGTGCTGCACAGCTTCGTCGGTCTCGCCGCTGTGCTGGTCGGCTGGGACAGCTACCTGGAGGTCGAGGCGCACGGGGCCGCGCAGACCCACGTCGCGGCCGACCTGCTGGAGATCCACCACGCAGAGGTGTTCATCGGCATCTTCATCGGGGCGGTCACCTTCACCGGCTCGATCGTGGCGTTCCTCAAGCTGTCGGCGCGCATCAAGTCCCGTCCGCTGGTCCTGCCGGGCAAGAACGCGCTCAACGTCGCGGCACTGGCGGCGTTCGCCGCGCTGACGGTCTGCTTCACGATCAGCCCCGGCCTCGGCCTGATGATCGCCGTGACCGTGCTCGCGCTCGTCCTGGGCTGGCATCTCGTCGCCTCGATCGGCGGCGGCGACATGCCGGTCGTCGTCTCCATGCTCAACAGCTACTCCGGCTGGGCCGCGGCGGCTGCGGGATTCCTCCTCGACAACAACCTGCTCATCGTCACGGGCGCGCTGGTCGGATCCTCGGGTGCCTACCTGTCCTTCATCATGTGCAAGGCGATGAACCGGTCCTTCCTCTCCGTCATCGCGGGCGGATTCGGCATCGAGGCTCCCGCGAGCGGGGACGAGGAACAGGGCGAGCACCGCGAGATCCACGCCCAGGAGGTGGCCGACCTTCTGACCCAGGCCCGGTCCGTCGTCATCACCCCCGGCTACGGCATGGCCGTGGCACAGGCGCAGCACCCGGTCGCCGAGCTCACGCGTCAACTGCGCGAGCGCGGTGTGGAGGTCCGGTTCGGCGTCCACCCCGTGGCGGGCCGTCTGCCCGGGCACATGAACGTGCTGCTCGCCGAGGCCAAGGTGCCGTACGACATCGTTCTGGAGATGGACGAGATCAACGACGACCTCGCCGACACTTCTGTCGTCCTGGTCATCGGCGCCAACGACACCGTCAACCCGGCCGCGACGGACGACCCCACCAGCCCGATCGCGGGCATGCCGGTACTGCGGGTGTGGGAGGCGGAGCAGGTCGTCGTCTTCAAGCGCTCCATGGCCTCCGGCTACGCGGGCGTGCAGAACCCGCTGTTCTTCCGCGAGAACAGCAGCATGCTCTTCGGCGATGCCAAGCAGAGCGTCGAGGAGATTCTTCGCGCCCTCGCCTCCGACCCCCGCAGCCAGGCCCCGAGCGAGGCCGCACTCGCCCGCTAG
- a CDS encoding class I SAM-dependent methyltransferase, whose amino-acid sequence MLRQLRESGDKRAARIVAGLPMDQDGVLDPYTVDRLLISVHTELQRLSEELRIGERMLHVLGPLFAAIRATAGHAGPYRLVDVGCGLGYLVRWLATTNALGPDVELVGVDLDATLVGEADRLAHAEGLDCRFVHGNAFDLPEAATVYVSTGVLHHFRGAALAEFFQAQAASPAHAFCHFDIAATRLAPVGAWVFHRARMRNPLGRHDGVVSALRAHSDETLLRAAAVPGIHALLYEPRGAVNPFCTTLRPIIGVRPQFEAPLRRALGRDARRIVGPEHLAEAAR is encoded by the coding sequence GTGCTCCGGCAGCTTCGCGAGAGCGGGGACAAGCGCGCGGCCCGGATCGTTGCCGGGCTGCCCATGGACCAGGACGGCGTACTGGACCCGTACACCGTGGACCGCCTGCTCATCAGCGTGCACACCGAGCTCCAGCGACTGAGCGAGGAACTGCGGATCGGCGAACGGATGCTCCACGTGCTCGGCCCCCTGTTCGCGGCGATTCGGGCGACTGCCGGGCATGCCGGGCCGTACCGCCTGGTCGATGTCGGTTGCGGGCTGGGCTACCTGGTCCGCTGGCTTGCGACCACCAACGCCCTCGGTCCGGACGTCGAGTTGGTCGGGGTCGACCTCGACGCCACGCTGGTCGGCGAGGCAGACCGACTTGCCCACGCGGAGGGGCTCGACTGCCGCTTCGTCCACGGGAACGCCTTCGACCTACCGGAAGCGGCGACCGTCTACGTCTCCACCGGCGTACTGCACCATTTCCGCGGCGCCGCACTGGCCGAGTTCTTCCAGGCCCAGGCCGCCTCACCGGCCCATGCCTTCTGCCACTTCGACATCGCCGCCACCCGTCTCGCACCCGTTGGCGCCTGGGTCTTCCACCGTGCCAGGATGCGCAACCCGCTCGGCCGTCACGACGGCGTCGTCTCCGCGCTGCGCGCCCACAGTGACGAGACACTTCTGCGTGCCGCCGCGGTACCGGGCATCCACGCACTGTTGTACGAGCCGCGCGGAGCGGTGAACCCGTTCTGCACCACACTGCGCCCGATCATAGGAGTGCGCCCGCAGTTCGAGGCCCCGCTTCGCCGAGCCCTCGGGCGTGACGCGCGCCGCATAGTCGGCCCGGAGCACCTCGCCGAGGCCGCCCGATGA
- a CDS encoding nuclear transport factor 2 family protein: MSLAVEDRLAITELVSLHGHLVDDGSLDRLEELFTADVVYDLTDFGEKPLCGVAAIRQAAWALGAANPVAHHVTNVVVTASADGRVQVRSKGLGIKADGSCGSVSYQDTVVRTADGWRISHRRVSPRRTPLGGMTTPG; encoded by the coding sequence GTGTCTCTCGCTGTTGAAGACCGCCTGGCCATCACCGAACTGGTCTCGTTGCACGGGCACCTCGTTGACGATGGAAGCCTTGACCGGTTGGAGGAGTTGTTCACCGCCGATGTGGTCTACGACCTCACCGACTTCGGCGAGAAGCCGCTGTGCGGGGTGGCGGCCATCAGACAGGCGGCATGGGCGCTGGGAGCGGCCAATCCTGTCGCTCATCACGTCACCAACGTCGTCGTCACGGCATCGGCGGACGGCCGGGTGCAGGTCCGTTCCAAGGGCCTGGGTATCAAGGCCGACGGCTCCTGCGGTTCCGTCTCCTACCAAGACACCGTCGTGCGCACCGCCGACGGCTGGCGGATCAGCCATCGCAGGGTGTCGCCACGCCGAACTCCCTTGGGCGGGATGACAACGCCCGGCTGA
- a CDS encoding NADH-ubiquinone oxidoreductase-F iron-sulfur binding region domain-containing protein: MNSDTATVLAGEHPAAPCGPYGERLLSGWYDTGRPADLTEHLARYGPPPLLQARGRGSAMPLVRAVEEAGLTGRGGGGFPTGRKLRSVAGARGPAVLVANGMESEPASHKDEVLLSFAPHLVLDGAALAAVAVGANAVHLCLPRTRAAQVDQLTAAVAERRRAGLDPVPVQVHALPHHFVSSEETSLVNWLNGGDARPRSTPPRPFEKGVAKRPTLIGNVETLAHLALIARYGPAWFRASGSSQAPGTALVTVSGAVRRPGVYEIPAGSSVTAALSRAGGPHGRLGAVLAGGFFGSWLPVPLSTTAPERGAGVLVALPEGACGLAETAAAMSYLAAQSARQCGPCRFGLPSVAEDFVALARGHADAQLLNRLHRRLGLLPRRGACSHPDGAERLAASALRVFADDVHRHVHTGPCGDAFAPLVLPVPDARPPEEEEWR, encoded by the coding sequence ATGAACTCCGACACCGCCACCGTCCTCGCCGGAGAGCATCCGGCGGCGCCCTGCGGCCCGTACGGCGAACGCCTGCTGTCCGGCTGGTACGACACCGGCCGGCCCGCCGACCTCACGGAACACCTCGCCCGCTACGGCCCTCCCCCGCTGCTCCAGGCACGCGGTCGCGGGAGCGCCATGCCACTGGTGCGCGCCGTGGAGGAGGCCGGGCTCACCGGCCGGGGCGGCGGCGGCTTTCCGACCGGCCGCAAGCTCCGCTCGGTAGCCGGAGCCAGGGGGCCGGCCGTGCTCGTCGCCAATGGGATGGAGAGCGAGCCGGCCAGCCACAAGGACGAGGTGTTGCTGTCCTTCGCCCCGCACCTCGTTCTGGACGGCGCGGCTCTGGCCGCCGTCGCGGTCGGCGCGAACGCGGTGCATCTGTGTCTGCCCCGCACACGGGCGGCGCAGGTCGACCAGCTCACCGCGGCGGTCGCGGAGCGGCGCCGTGCCGGGCTCGACCCGGTGCCGGTGCAGGTCCACGCGCTGCCTCACCACTTCGTCTCCAGTGAGGAGACGTCCCTGGTCAACTGGCTGAACGGCGGTGACGCCCGCCCCCGGTCCACCCCGCCGCGCCCCTTCGAGAAGGGCGTCGCCAAACGGCCCACCCTGATCGGCAATGTGGAGACCCTGGCCCACCTGGCGCTGATCGCCCGCTACGGCCCCGCATGGTTCCGCGCGAGCGGAAGCTCCCAAGCACCGGGCACCGCGCTGGTCACGGTCTCGGGCGCCGTTCGTCGGCCGGGGGTGTACGAGATCCCGGCGGGGAGCTCCGTGACGGCGGCACTGAGCCGGGCCGGCGGACCGCACGGACGGCTCGGCGCCGTGCTCGCGGGCGGCTTCTTCGGCAGCTGGCTTCCGGTGCCGCTGAGCACCACGGCGCCGGAACGGGGCGCGGGTGTCCTGGTGGCGCTGCCCGAAGGAGCCTGCGGGCTGGCCGAGACGGCAGCCGCGATGAGCTACCTGGCAGCGCAGAGCGCCCGGCAGTGCGGGCCGTGCCGGTTCGGCCTGCCGTCCGTCGCCGAGGACTTCGTCGCGCTCGCCCGGGGCCACGCCGACGCCCAGTTGCTGAACCGGCTGCACCGCCGCCTCGGACTGCTCCCGCGGCGTGGCGCGTGCAGCCATCCCGACGGCGCGGAGCGGCTGGCCGCCTCGGCGCTGCGGGTCTTCGCCGACGACGTCCACCGGCATGTGCACACCGGACCGTGCGGGGACGCGTTCGCCCCCCTCGTCCTGCCGGTGCCCGACGCCCGGCCCCCGGAGGAGGAGGAATGGCGGTGA
- a CDS encoding Re/Si-specific NAD(P)(+) transhydrogenase subunit alpha, with the protein MPAQESAHHPPQRIGVVAESTPGETRVAATPATVRQLVGLGYDVVVESDAGTASGFADDTYCEAGAQIGDAWQADVVLKVNSPSTGEIARVPDGATLIGLISPAQQSDLLAELASRPITVLALDAVPRISRAQSMDVLSSMANIAGYRAVIEAAHVFGRFFTGQVTAAGKVPPAKVLVAGVGVAGLAAIGAASSLGAIVRATDPRPEVADQVRSLGGEYLAVNVAQEESTDGYAKATSADYDRAAAELYHGQAKDVDIVITTALIPGRPAPRLLTAEDVAAMKPGSVIVDMAAAQGGNVAGTVAGRTVVTDNDVTIIGYTDLASRLPTQASQLFGTNLVNLIKLLTPGKDGRLVIDFDDVVQRAVTVVREGEITWPPPPVAVSASPAAQPAPVAAAAQPKEPRLTPAARFGLIGAGMLAMFALVAFAPAQLAANFTVFTLAVVIGYYVIGKVHHALHTPLMSVTNAISGIVVIGALLQIGHESAVVTTLAFVAILLTSVNVFGGFAVTRRMLSMFSKG; encoded by the coding sequence ATGCCCGCACAAGAATCGGCCCATCACCCGCCTCAGCGCATCGGAGTGGTGGCCGAGTCCACTCCCGGGGAGACCCGTGTCGCGGCGACTCCCGCCACAGTGCGCCAGTTGGTGGGGCTGGGCTATGACGTCGTCGTCGAGTCGGACGCCGGTACGGCATCGGGCTTCGCGGACGACACCTACTGCGAGGCGGGGGCACAGATAGGCGACGCCTGGCAGGCGGACGTCGTACTGAAGGTCAACTCCCCCTCGACGGGCGAGATCGCGCGCGTGCCGGACGGTGCGACGCTGATCGGGCTGATCAGCCCGGCCCAGCAGTCCGACCTGCTCGCGGAGCTCGCGAGCCGGCCGATCACCGTGCTGGCCCTGGACGCGGTACCGCGGATCTCGCGGGCGCAGTCGATGGACGTGCTCAGTTCCATGGCCAACATCGCCGGCTACCGAGCCGTGATCGAGGCGGCGCACGTGTTCGGGCGCTTCTTCACCGGCCAGGTGACGGCTGCGGGCAAGGTCCCGCCCGCGAAGGTACTGGTGGCCGGCGTCGGTGTGGCGGGGCTGGCCGCGATCGGGGCCGCCTCCAGTCTCGGCGCGATCGTCCGGGCGACCGATCCGCGACCGGAAGTGGCCGACCAGGTCCGGTCGTTGGGTGGCGAATACCTCGCGGTGAACGTCGCGCAGGAGGAGAGCACCGACGGCTACGCCAAGGCGACCTCCGCCGACTACGACCGCGCCGCGGCCGAGCTGTACCACGGGCAGGCGAAGGACGTGGACATCGTCATCACGACCGCGCTGATCCCGGGCCGCCCCGCCCCGCGCCTGCTCACCGCCGAGGATGTGGCGGCGATGAAGCCCGGCAGCGTCATCGTCGACATGGCCGCGGCCCAGGGCGGCAACGTCGCGGGGACCGTCGCGGGCCGCACCGTGGTCACCGACAACGACGTCACCATCATCGGGTACACCGATCTGGCGTCCCGGCTGCCCACCCAGGCCTCACAGCTGTTCGGCACCAACCTGGTGAACCTGATCAAGCTGCTGACGCCCGGCAAGGACGGCCGGCTGGTCATCGACTTCGACGACGTGGTCCAGCGTGCGGTGACCGTGGTGCGCGAGGGCGAGATCACCTGGCCTCCACCGCCCGTGGCCGTCTCGGCCTCGCCCGCCGCGCAGCCCGCCCCCGTGGCAGCGGCCGCACAGCCCAAGGAGCCGCGGCTCACCCCGGCGGCCCGGTTCGGCCTGATCGGTGCCGGCATGCTGGCGATGTTCGCCCTGGTGGCCTTCGCACCGGCACAACTCGCGGCGAACTTCACGGTCTTCACACTGGCGGTGGTGATCGGCTACTACGTGATCGGCAAGGTGCACCACGCGTTGCACACGCCGCTGATGTCGGTCACCAACGCGATCTCCGGGATCGTGGTGATCGGCGCGCTGCTGCAGATCGGGCACGAGAGCGCGGTCGTCACGACGCTCGCGTTCGTGGCGATCCTGCTGACGAGCGTGAACGTCTTCGGCGGCTTCGCCGTCACCCGCCGCATGCTGTCCATGTTCTCGAAGGGCTGA
- a CDS encoding ferric reductase-like transmembrane domain-containing protein: MNGALLTASGPSPLWYATRASGTVSLVLLTAAVALGIAAAGKYAPLRLGRFEVSALHRNLSLLSLAFLGLHIVTAITDGYAHLTWPTAFVPFVASYRPLWVGLGAVALDLLLAVALTSAVRGRLGRRRWKAVHWLAYAAWPVALFHAAGTGTDTRLSPQLALYGACLLTVVVAVWWRLVRAGTQADRVRRWATAGTLLVPATLVAFLAAGPLQPGWAHRAGGTTQAPATAPSTPHPSPTPQQHPQQDEHEGDDAE, encoded by the coding sequence ATGAACGGTGCCCTCCTGACAGCTTCGGGTCCGAGCCCGCTCTGGTACGCCACCCGGGCCAGCGGCACGGTCTCCCTGGTCCTGTTGACCGCGGCGGTCGCGCTCGGCATCGCGGCGGCGGGCAAGTACGCGCCGTTGCGGCTGGGCCGGTTCGAGGTGTCCGCGCTGCACCGCAATCTGTCGCTGCTCAGCCTGGCCTTCCTGGGACTGCACATCGTCACCGCCATCACCGACGGCTACGCCCACCTGACCTGGCCGACGGCGTTCGTCCCCTTCGTGGCCTCCTACCGTCCGCTCTGGGTCGGCCTGGGCGCGGTGGCCCTCGACCTCCTGCTGGCGGTCGCTCTCACCAGCGCCGTACGCGGGCGCCTGGGCCGCCGCCGGTGGAAGGCGGTGCACTGGCTGGCGTACGCGGCCTGGCCGGTGGCGCTCTTCCACGCGGCCGGTACCGGCACGGACACCCGCCTGAGCCCGCAACTCGCGCTGTACGGGGCCTGTCTCCTGACCGTCGTGGTCGCCGTCTGGTGGCGGCTGGTCCGGGCCGGGACGCAGGCGGACCGGGTCCGCCGGTGGGCGACGGCGGGCACGCTGCTGGTGCCCGCGACGCTGGTCGCCTTCCTGGCCGCGGGCCCGTTGCAGCCGGGCTGGGCGCACCGCGCGGGCGGCACGACACAGGCGCCCGCCACCGCCCCGTCCACCCCCCACCCGTCACCGACGCCCCAACAGCACCCCCAGCAGGACGAACACGAGGGAGACGACGCCGAATGA
- a CDS encoding DUF2975 domain-containing protein, with the protein MGTKSWWGRTDNRLLEAALGLAALFVGVFGVLLPVFGVVGLIDPVDTREVKVETATRVPGEVTDAVAGHGMTLTGTHQADLAFAHPDLNQRLLLALPDVIGGLLLLLVLALLLRVAKTLRDGDVFVPKNARRLSVIGLTVLVHAVLSPVLPAFTTQALVSGTPMAEQIPASVTFTGEYVLLAFLILALGEVFRRGTKLRADADGLV; encoded by the coding sequence ATGGGTACGAAGTCCTGGTGGGGCCGGACCGACAACCGACTGCTGGAGGCGGCTCTGGGCCTGGCCGCCCTGTTCGTCGGCGTCTTCGGGGTACTGCTCCCGGTCTTCGGGGTGGTCGGCCTCATCGACCCTGTGGACACCCGCGAGGTAAAGGTCGAGACCGCGACCCGGGTGCCGGGCGAGGTGACCGACGCGGTGGCGGGCCACGGCATGACCCTCACCGGCACTCACCAGGCCGACCTGGCCTTCGCCCACCCCGACCTGAACCAGCGCCTGTTGCTCGCACTGCCGGACGTCATAGGCGGCCTTCTCCTGCTCCTCGTCCTGGCCCTTCTCCTTCGGGTGGCCAAGACACTGCGAGACGGCGATGTCTTCGTGCCGAAGAACGCCCGCCGCTTGAGCGTCATTGGGCTCACGGTGCTGGTGCACGCCGTACTCTCCCCTGTGCTCCCGGCGTTCACCACACAGGCGCTGGTGAGCGGCACCCCCATGGCTGAACAGATCCCCGCCTCGGTCACGTTCACCGGCGAGTACGTCCTGCTCGCCTTCCTCATCCTGGCCCTGGGCGAGGTCTTTCGGCGTGGTACGAAGCTCCGCGCCGACGCCGACGGGCTGGTCTGA
- the hemC gene encoding hydroxymethylbilane synthase, protein MSAPELIRIVSRDSPMALAQVERVRAELGVLHPDIQTVVIPVKTTGDKWMGDLSKVEGKGAFTKEVDAALVAGEADLAVHCVKDVPADRPLPAGTTFAAFLKRDDIRDALVHPGGLLLDELPAGTRIGTSSVRRVAQLAASHPHLECVPFRGNANRRLDKLAAGEVDALLLAVSGLERIGRPDVITEILSTEAMIPPIGAGVLALQCRETDTPTIDVISTLNDSDTYREATAERMFLHVLQGHCNSPIAGYAKASRSDLSLRACVFSPDGKTVLNAHEWAGRLNPSDLGASVALALLRQGARELIDSIAH, encoded by the coding sequence ATGTCCGCCCCTGAGCTGATCCGCATCGTCTCCCGTGACTCGCCCATGGCCCTGGCCCAGGTCGAGCGCGTACGCGCCGAGCTCGGCGTGCTCCACCCCGACATCCAGACCGTGGTGATCCCGGTCAAGACCACCGGTGACAAATGGATGGGGGATCTCTCCAAGGTCGAGGGCAAGGGCGCGTTCACCAAAGAGGTCGACGCCGCGCTCGTCGCCGGGGAGGCCGACCTCGCGGTGCACTGCGTCAAGGACGTACCGGCGGACAGGCCGCTGCCGGCCGGCACGACCTTCGCGGCGTTCCTCAAGCGTGACGACATCCGTGACGCCCTCGTCCACCCCGGCGGCCTGCTCCTCGACGAGCTCCCCGCGGGAACCCGGATCGGAACCTCCTCGGTGCGCAGGGTCGCGCAACTCGCCGCCTCCCACCCGCACCTGGAATGCGTACCGTTCCGCGGCAACGCCAACCGTCGCCTGGACAAGCTCGCGGCGGGCGAGGTCGACGCACTGCTGCTGGCCGTCTCCGGTCTGGAGCGCATCGGCCGGCCCGACGTGATCACCGAGATCCTGTCGACCGAGGCGATGATCCCGCCGATCGGGGCCGGCGTTCTGGCTCTTCAGTGCCGTGAGACCGACACCCCCACGATCGACGTCATCAGCACTCTGAACGATTCCGACACCTACCGCGAGGCCACCGCGGAGCGGATGTTCCTGCACGTCCTCCAAGGCCACTGCAACAGCCCGATCGCCGGATACGCGAAGGCGTCCCGGAGCGATCTGTCGCTGCGCGCCTGCGTGTTCAGCCCCGACGGAAAGACCGTCCTGAACGCTCACGAATGGGCCGGGCGGCTAAATCCGTCGGACCTCGGCGCTTCCGTCGCACTGGCTCTGCTGCGGCAGGGCGCCCGCGAGCTGATCGACAGCATCGCCCACTGA